Proteins co-encoded in one Luteolibacter sp. Y139 genomic window:
- a CDS encoding serine/threonine protein kinase, whose protein sequence is MAAQIDRLLFVAASSIASPADRRAFLEFSCNGNTALRELIEELLELEGNSEEFFEFEPTMDQTVRPDGEEESGVGARIGPYRLIDRLGAGGCGVVYLAEQMEPVKRKVALKVVRIGMDTENVIARFNMEREALALMDHPNIARVLDAGVTGSGRPYFAMELVDGEKITEYCDRKRLGLRHRLELFVQVCEAIQHAHQKGVIHRDIKPSNILVRDHDGRAVPKVIDFGIAKATIASSEAEATITRSGQFMGTPAYMSPEQADGEGDIDTRSDIYSLGAVLCELLRGFPPFEHEEFKDRGVEQIRSLIRDQEVGVPSAKLRTMPKERLAKIALHRAIDPHRLPAILEGDLDWIVMKAIEKDRSRRYEMASGFAMDVQRYLQEEAVVARPPSRWYLFSKLVRRNRALFAAGAVALIGLLGGLGVATWLFLRESDARRDAEKARTAAEESRAQVELARANESRLYRLAQSADIVTQAAVLIRYGEVNEADQLVSGLSVDQFPPSLESVNTLVAVANLNLKNTRWKPAADRFDALVHVLANVDMKDTDANSREWLPAATALKEWGDPRQYAELRKLALRRFRESTNSTVAEHLFKITLLEPTDAETLQSLASVAAITEGTVAGPNKEHDTHLVAWRQFTLALYAYRQGRLEDARSWSMKALAVKGSQTRDAVCTAILALIDLRYGRRTEALEGLEKVREDVRTWEAGPLDLEANQRLYWSNWAIARILLGEADALVSATGMERLSGQ, encoded by the coding sequence ATGGCAGCACAAATTGACAGGTTGCTATTCGTTGCCGCGTCGAGCATCGCATCGCCCGCCGACCGACGTGCCTTCCTGGAGTTCTCCTGCAATGGAAACACCGCACTGCGCGAATTGATCGAAGAGCTGCTGGAGCTTGAAGGGAACTCGGAGGAGTTCTTCGAGTTCGAGCCAACGATGGATCAAACGGTTCGGCCCGATGGCGAAGAGGAGAGCGGCGTCGGCGCCCGCATCGGCCCCTACCGTCTGATCGACCGGCTCGGCGCAGGCGGTTGCGGGGTCGTATACCTCGCAGAGCAGATGGAGCCCGTGAAGCGCAAGGTGGCGCTGAAGGTGGTCCGCATCGGCATGGATACGGAAAACGTGATTGCCCGCTTCAATATGGAGCGGGAGGCGCTGGCATTGATGGACCACCCGAATATCGCCCGCGTTCTCGATGCCGGTGTCACGGGATCGGGACGGCCGTACTTCGCGATGGAGTTGGTGGATGGAGAGAAGATCACCGAGTATTGCGACCGGAAGCGCTTGGGACTGCGCCATCGCCTGGAGCTATTCGTACAAGTCTGCGAGGCGATCCAGCATGCCCACCAGAAGGGCGTCATCCACCGCGACATCAAGCCCTCTAACATCCTGGTGCGAGACCACGACGGCCGAGCCGTGCCGAAGGTGATCGATTTCGGCATCGCGAAAGCGACCATCGCCAGCAGTGAAGCAGAGGCCACCATCACTCGCTCCGGTCAATTCATGGGCACTCCCGCTTACATGAGTCCCGAGCAGGCCGATGGTGAGGGCGACATCGATACACGCAGTGACATCTACAGCCTCGGAGCCGTACTCTGCGAGTTGCTGCGTGGCTTTCCTCCGTTCGAGCACGAGGAATTCAAGGACCGCGGCGTGGAACAAATTCGCTCGCTGATCCGGGATCAGGAAGTGGGAGTGCCTTCCGCGAAATTGCGAACCATGCCAAAGGAGCGATTGGCAAAGATCGCGCTCCACAGGGCGATCGATCCCCACCGCCTCCCCGCCATCTTGGAAGGTGACCTTGACTGGATCGTGATGAAGGCAATCGAGAAGGACCGCAGCCGTCGCTATGAGATGGCCAGCGGCTTCGCGATGGATGTGCAACGCTACCTTCAGGAGGAAGCGGTCGTCGCCCGCCCTCCAAGCCGCTGGTATCTTTTTTCAAAACTGGTAAGGCGAAACCGTGCTCTCTTCGCCGCGGGCGCGGTCGCGCTCATCGGATTGTTAGGAGGCTTGGGCGTAGCCACCTGGCTGTTCCTTCGTGAAAGTGACGCCCGGCGCGATGCCGAGAAAGCGCGCACCGCCGCGGAAGAATCGAGGGCTCAAGTCGAACTCGCACGGGCCAACGAATCCCGGCTCTACCGGCTAGCACAGTCCGCCGACATCGTCACCCAGGCTGCGGTCTTGATCCGGTACGGAGAAGTGAACGAAGCCGACCAGTTGGTGTCCGGGCTTTCCGTGGATCAGTTTCCGCCGTCCTTGGAATCGGTGAACACGCTGGTAGCCGTTGCAAACTTGAACTTGAAAAACACCCGGTGGAAGCCTGCGGCGGATCGCTTCGATGCGCTGGTTCACGTCCTCGCCAACGTGGACATGAAGGACACCGATGCCAATTCCCGCGAGTGGTTGCCGGCAGCCACCGCACTCAAGGAATGGGGAGATCCCCGGCAATATGCGGAACTTCGCAAGCTTGCCCTGCGCCGCTTCCGCGAATCGACCAATTCCACCGTGGCCGAGCATCTGTTCAAAATCACCCTGCTGGAGCCAACGGATGCCGAAACGCTCCAAAGCCTCGCTTCCGTCGCAGCGATCACCGAAGGAACCGTGGCCGGACCAAACAAGGAGCACGATACCCATCTGGTCGCTTGGCGGCAATTCACGCTCGCACTCTATGCCTATCGACAGGGGCGGCTCGAAGACGCACGGAGCTGGTCAATGAAGGCTTTGGCGGTGAAAGGCAGCCAAACCCGGGATGCGGTGTGCACCGCCATCCTCGCGTTGATCGACCTGCGGTATGGCAGGAGGACCGAAGCACTTGAGGGATTGGAGAAGGTAAGGGAAGATGTCCGGACATGGGAGGCTGGCCCCCTCGATCTCGAAGCAAACCAACGGCTCTATTGGTCAAACTGGGCCATCGCACGGATTCTTCTCGGCGAAGCTGACGCACTGGTTTCCGCAACAGGAATGGAGAGGCTTTCCGGACAATAG
- a CDS encoding chloride channel protein: MSARLSIWQRSRIPLLSVLLGIGVTLIAVGLIALIRLCTNLAFHGHVSTAEAVPNFSTWGAWGILVPVIGGLIIGVMARWGSPAIRGHGIPEAMQAIGTAASRIPARVAILKPLSAAISIGTGGPFGAEGPIIATGGAVGSLVGQWLPSSPVQRKILLAAGAAAGMTAIFGTPLAAVLLAVELLLFEYRGRSFLPVALAAGTAMALRSCFHEPLPMFPLAFDRAPDLPLSSGAFLIGGICGLLAVIVTKAVYALEDAFEKLPVHWMWWPAIGGLVVGVIGWIEPRTLGVGYDNLRELLEGSLAVKAILTLATLKFLSWWVALSSGTSGGTLAPLMTVGGAVGALCAHALHGIPLYADFPIGLGVLIGMAATFAGASRAFLASVVFAYEASHAAGSLGPLLLGCGAAVLVSRVLMRETIMTEKLARRGVRVPSDYEPDFLESIPVGKAMEAEPLKVGPEETVAEIALRLATPGTPWHDVRLIPITGPDQALLGLITRADLFAALESPQTTVLEAGIQHPVTIHAEDSLAEAADRMIRHGIGRIPVVDRSPAPKLVGLVTRRAILEAKRYHLELDRMPHP, translated from the coding sequence ATGAGTGCTCGTCTTTCCATCTGGCAACGCAGCCGGATTCCCTTGCTCTCCGTGCTGCTGGGAATTGGGGTCACCCTGATCGCAGTCGGCTTGATCGCGCTGATCCGGCTGTGCACGAATCTCGCCTTCCACGGCCATGTCTCCACTGCGGAGGCGGTGCCGAATTTTTCGACGTGGGGAGCCTGGGGCATCCTGGTGCCGGTCATCGGCGGACTGATCATCGGTGTGATGGCCCGCTGGGGTAGCCCCGCGATCCGCGGCCATGGCATCCCGGAGGCAATGCAGGCAATCGGCACCGCGGCCAGCCGCATCCCGGCGCGGGTGGCGATTCTCAAGCCACTGTCGGCAGCGATTTCCATCGGCACCGGCGGCCCCTTCGGCGCGGAGGGCCCGATCATCGCCACCGGCGGAGCGGTGGGTTCTCTGGTAGGCCAGTGGCTGCCCAGCAGCCCGGTGCAGCGCAAGATCTTGCTGGCCGCCGGAGCTGCCGCGGGGATGACCGCCATCTTCGGCACGCCGCTGGCAGCGGTGCTGCTGGCGGTGGAGTTGCTGCTCTTCGAATACCGCGGGCGGAGCTTCCTGCCGGTGGCACTCGCGGCGGGCACGGCGATGGCCCTGCGCTCCTGTTTCCATGAGCCGTTGCCAATGTTCCCGCTGGCTTTCGACCGTGCGCCGGACCTGCCGCTTTCGAGCGGTGCCTTCCTCATTGGTGGCATCTGCGGGCTGCTCGCCGTCATCGTGACCAAGGCCGTCTACGCACTGGAAGACGCCTTCGAGAAATTGCCAGTCCACTGGATGTGGTGGCCCGCCATCGGTGGGCTGGTCGTCGGCGTGATCGGCTGGATCGAGCCGCGGACCTTGGGCGTGGGCTACGATAACCTGCGCGAGCTGTTGGAAGGCAGCCTCGCGGTGAAGGCGATCCTCACCCTGGCCACGCTCAAGTTCCTGTCTTGGTGGGTGGCCCTGAGCAGCGGCACTTCCGGCGGAACGCTGGCCCCGCTCATGACCGTGGGCGGCGCGGTCGGCGCGCTGTGTGCCCACGCCTTGCACGGCATCCCGCTCTATGCAGATTTCCCGATCGGGCTGGGCGTGCTGATTGGCATGGCGGCGACCTTCGCCGGCGCCTCACGCGCTTTCCTCGCCTCGGTCGTGTTCGCCTACGAGGCGAGTCATGCCGCCGGCTCGCTGGGCCCACTGCTTCTCGGCTGCGGTGCCGCGGTGCTGGTCTCCCGCGTGCTGATGCGGGAAACGATCATGACCGAGAAGCTGGCTCGCCGCGGCGTGCGCGTGCCCAGCGACTACGAACCGGATTTCCTCGAATCGATCCCGGTGGGCAAGGCCATGGAAGCCGAGCCACTCAAAGTCGGTCCGGAAGAGACGGTGGCGGAAATCGCCCTGCGCCTCGCGACCCCGGGCACGCCTTGGCATGACGTGCGCCTGATCCCGATCACGGGTCCGGACCAAGCCCTGCTCGGGCTGATCACGCGCGCGGATCTCTTCGCCGCGCTGGAGTCACCGCAGACCACCGTACTTGAAGCGGGCATCCAGCATCCCGTGACGATCCACGCCGAAGACTCACTGGCCGAAGCCGCGGATCGGATGATCCGCCACGGCATCGGCCGGATTCCCGTGGTGGACCGCTCGCCAGCGCCAAAGCTGGTCGGCCTAGTGACGCGCCGCGCTATCCTCGAAGCCAAGCGCTATCATCTCGAACTCGACCGGATGCCGCATCCGTAA
- a CDS encoding response regulator transcription factor, which produces MIAQSEYVHASATYSPCAQPVAVAVIGKCFSSSQGLLKGISDDANLRCTGFWRNGIDAFESLEESPPQVVLMDIDFPEVHGLVATSRIKVRFPLIQILAVTSSYDSNTILAAIKAGASGYVLKSATPADVARAIQTVCNGGAAVSAEVAQGLVTDFHNLLRNQMSPSEITRRERHVLQCICRGLSNKEIADELDITVWTVAVHLKSIYRKFSVHSRTEAAMKYRDSLSQPRCLS; this is translated from the coding sequence GTGATTGCCCAATCCGAATATGTGCACGCCAGTGCCACCTACTCACCCTGCGCTCAACCGGTCGCGGTGGCGGTGATCGGGAAATGCTTCTCCAGCAGCCAAGGGTTGCTGAAAGGCATTTCCGACGATGCCAACTTGCGATGCACCGGCTTCTGGCGAAACGGCATCGATGCCTTCGAGAGTCTGGAGGAAAGTCCTCCCCAAGTGGTCCTGATGGATATCGATTTCCCGGAAGTCCACGGGCTGGTTGCCACTTCGCGGATCAAAGTGCGCTTCCCTTTGATCCAGATTCTCGCGGTCACATCGTCATACGATTCGAACACGATCCTCGCCGCCATCAAGGCAGGAGCTTCCGGCTACGTTCTCAAATCTGCCACTCCTGCCGATGTCGCACGCGCGATCCAGACGGTGTGCAATGGCGGCGCAGCGGTCAGCGCGGAAGTCGCTCAAGGGCTGGTAACGGACTTCCACAATCTGCTTCGCAACCAGATGAGCCCTTCCGAGATCACCCGTCGCGAACGCCATGTGCTGCAGTGCATTTGCAGGGGTTTGAGCAACAAGGAGATCGCCGATGAACTCGATATCACGGTGTGGACCGTCGCGGTTCACCTCAAGAGCATCTACCGGAAGTTCTCCGTTCACTCGCGGACTGAAGCCGCCATGAAATACCGCGATTCTCTCAGTCAGCCAAGGTGCCTCTCGTAA
- a CDS encoding autotransporter outer membrane beta-barrel domain-containing protein, with protein sequence MRTPDDEFEKLLAEAFGPGGGELSPSRPADEGVSAMDAPEDEFERMLCEALDPGEIELSSAQRSKLLAAFAAVDSNPVVTEAAELEEFTALLAEALDPGEIAFEDEERRELIRQMTGAAAGDNLTAWALGEMPSAQREQLERRMEVNTSLREEALSYRRFCNRMTETLPASARPGWWDRTRIRHVVFGAPRRIAWVAAAAMVALLLTLTLLPKSQERASSVAKQNHTIAPRIEQAPAPMTPVEKVDPQPVEEPQPMVAEVIPTPTPIPAHVAPVLVPVSKRPDLLPWEIPAMADEPAYAFAGPVLPPVAAAPVEVPVSSRLAELPEVATNVGIESSMAEIATSDEGLSAPFMNDGGPGEMMLAMNDDGRRIIGSGDSEVSPGGSQPVIQPEFGSVSLANLQPYILPSLLGGATSGRPEIREGQGNHTISADFRLLDLGLSTGNSVDAESWSASAAMTWQLTPEWQAALSIGGIDSKLEVDGFGDVDVTGAAFGGSLDWKKDGYHAALAYEIGFFDQELLRHGAGTFHQADQDATVQRLSFWFTREFEAGAWKHGPVLGLDGSFGSLAAYQEVGGVAMAGRDFKSLTTLLGWQAWGRFDTSAGPMFPNFVAGWRHRPIVPDSAIYQTSVGQGFAVDPDVPERDSLLLEGGLRWLPGDGGVFIDLTGSGEWRNGGESDKRLQLEVGISF encoded by the coding sequence ATGAGGACGCCCGACGACGAATTCGAAAAGCTGCTTGCCGAGGCATTTGGCCCTGGTGGAGGCGAGCTATCGCCGTCGCGGCCGGCTGACGAAGGCGTGTCCGCGATGGACGCGCCGGAAGATGAATTTGAGCGGATGCTTTGCGAGGCGCTGGATCCCGGCGAGATCGAGCTCTCGTCGGCGCAGCGGAGCAAGCTGCTGGCCGCGTTTGCTGCTGTGGATTCCAATCCGGTCGTCACCGAAGCGGCGGAGCTTGAGGAATTCACGGCGCTGCTTGCCGAGGCGCTCGATCCCGGTGAGATCGCCTTCGAGGACGAGGAGCGGCGCGAGCTGATCCGCCAGATGACCGGGGCGGCGGCGGGTGACAATTTGACGGCATGGGCGCTGGGCGAGATGCCATCGGCCCAGCGCGAACAGCTGGAGCGCCGAATGGAGGTGAATACCTCGCTGCGCGAGGAGGCTCTTTCCTATCGCCGTTTCTGCAACCGGATGACGGAGACGCTGCCCGCCTCGGCCCGGCCGGGCTGGTGGGATCGCACGCGGATTCGCCATGTGGTCTTCGGTGCGCCGCGCCGCATCGCGTGGGTCGCTGCTGCGGCGATGGTCGCCTTGCTTTTGACGCTGACGCTGCTGCCGAAGTCTCAGGAGCGGGCTTCGAGCGTGGCCAAGCAGAATCATACGATTGCTCCCCGGATCGAGCAGGCTCCGGCTCCGATGACGCCGGTTGAAAAGGTAGATCCGCAGCCGGTGGAAGAACCGCAGCCGATGGTTGCTGAAGTCATTCCAACTCCCACGCCGATTCCTGCGCATGTGGCACCTGTGCTGGTGCCGGTCTCCAAGCGTCCTGATCTTCTGCCGTGGGAAATCCCTGCGATGGCGGACGAGCCGGCGTATGCGTTTGCGGGCCCGGTGTTGCCACCGGTCGCGGCGGCACCGGTGGAAGTTCCCGTGAGCAGCCGCTTGGCCGAGCTGCCTGAAGTTGCCACCAATGTCGGAATCGAGTCGTCGATGGCGGAGATCGCGACGTCCGATGAGGGCTTGTCCGCTCCCTTCATGAACGACGGCGGCCCGGGTGAAATGATGCTGGCGATGAATGACGATGGCCGGCGCATCATCGGCAGTGGGGATTCCGAGGTTTCGCCCGGCGGTAGCCAGCCGGTTATCCAGCCGGAGTTCGGCAGCGTGTCGCTCGCCAATCTCCAGCCATACATTCTTCCCAGCCTGCTCGGTGGAGCGACCTCGGGCCGCCCGGAGATCAGGGAGGGGCAGGGGAACCACACGATTTCCGCGGATTTCCGACTGCTCGATCTGGGCCTGTCCACGGGCAATAGCGTCGACGCCGAATCGTGGAGCGCGAGTGCTGCCATGACCTGGCAGCTCACTCCTGAATGGCAGGCAGCGCTTTCGATCGGCGGGATCGACTCGAAGCTCGAGGTGGATGGCTTTGGCGACGTGGATGTGACGGGCGCGGCGTTTGGCGGTTCGCTGGATTGGAAGAAGGACGGCTACCATGCCGCGCTCGCCTATGAGATCGGGTTCTTCGATCAGGAGCTTCTTCGTCATGGGGCCGGAACGTTCCACCAAGCCGACCAGGATGCCACGGTGCAGCGGTTGTCGTTTTGGTTCACCCGTGAGTTTGAGGCCGGTGCGTGGAAGCATGGTCCGGTGCTTGGGCTCGATGGCTCCTTCGGTAGTCTCGCGGCCTATCAGGAAGTGGGCGGTGTGGCGATGGCGGGCCGGGATTTCAAGTCGCTGACGACACTGCTCGGCTGGCAAGCGTGGGGGCGCTTCGATACTTCGGCGGGGCCGATGTTCCCGAACTTTGTCGCGGGCTGGCGCCATCGCCCGATCGTGCCGGATTCGGCGATCTACCAGACCTCGGTGGGCCAGGGCTTCGCCGTCGATCCGGATGTGCCGGAGCGGGATTCGTTGCTCTTGGAAGGCGGCCTGCGCTGGCTGCCTGGCGATGGTGGTGTGTTCATCGATCTGACCGGCAGTGGCGAATGGCGCAATGGCGGCGAGTCGGACAAACGCCTGCAGCTTGAGGTCGGGATCAGCTTCTAA
- a CDS encoding RNA polymerase sigma factor has protein sequence MPALTSETSDAWLLETLERYEKPLLKYALGQCGDREMARDAVQDTFLSLATEVTKARPQNLSAWLFSVCRNRLIDVRRKQFRLVPLEDDHLERDFDGIPAPSERIETEEKNSALLRMVESLPERERELVRLKFQAGLSYREISEVTGITEGHVGYLLHHAVKDLREQWLKEGHER, from the coding sequence ATGCCTGCCCTGACCTCCGAGACCTCCGACGCCTGGTTGTTGGAAACCCTCGAGCGCTACGAAAAGCCGCTTCTGAAATACGCCCTGGGGCAATGCGGTGACCGCGAGATGGCGCGGGATGCGGTGCAGGACACGTTTCTCAGCTTGGCCACCGAAGTCACAAAGGCGCGCCCGCAGAATCTCTCCGCGTGGCTGTTCAGCGTTTGCCGGAATCGCCTGATCGATGTCCGCCGCAAGCAATTCCGGCTCGTTCCGCTGGAGGATGATCACTTGGAACGAGACTTCGACGGCATCCCCGCGCCGTCCGAGCGGATCGAGACGGAGGAGAAGAATTCCGCGCTGCTGCGGATGGTGGAATCACTGCCAGAGCGTGAGCGGGAGCTGGTGCGGCTGAAATTCCAAGCCGGCCTGAGCTATCGCGAAATCAGCGAGGTCACCGGCATCACCGAAGGCCACGTGGGCTACCTGCTTCACCACGCGGTGAAGGACCTGCGCGAACAGTGGCTCAAGGAAGGGCACGAACGATGA
- a CDS encoding ECF-type sigma factor, translated as MDEIRKILEATHLPSGRVSSELLPLVYDELRELAAKRLSDESGEHTLQATALVHEAWLAVAGNDERVWDNRRHFLRAASLAMRHILVDRARAKASQKRGNYPETLTLEGLDIEAASIDDRVLLVDEMLTRLEEEDPESVRIITLKFFAGLTNKEIAAMDGVTERTVERYWAFARAKIFRMITLNLE; from the coding sequence GTGGACGAAATTCGCAAGATCCTGGAAGCCACCCACCTGCCCAGCGGCCGGGTTTCATCGGAGCTGCTGCCTCTGGTCTACGATGAATTGAGGGAACTGGCAGCCAAGCGTCTGTCCGATGAAAGCGGCGAACACACGCTCCAGGCGACGGCACTGGTTCACGAAGCGTGGCTCGCGGTGGCGGGAAATGACGAACGCGTGTGGGACAACCGCCGCCACTTCCTCCGCGCGGCGTCACTGGCCATGCGTCACATCCTCGTCGACCGGGCCCGCGCGAAGGCCAGCCAGAAGCGCGGTAACTATCCCGAGACTCTCACCTTGGAAGGCTTGGACATCGAAGCCGCTTCCATCGACGACCGCGTCTTGCTCGTGGACGAAATGTTGACGCGTCTGGAAGAGGAGGATCCCGAAAGCGTCCGCATCATCACGCTGAAATTTTTCGCTGGTCTCACCAACAAGGAGATCGCCGCGATGGATGGCGTGACCGAGCGCACCGTCGAGCGCTACTGGGCATTCGCAAGGGCCAAGATCTTCCGGATGATCACGCTGAACTTGGAATAG
- a CDS encoding MarR family winged helix-turn-helix transcriptional regulator, which translates to MTRIPEAVPMADSDYTRLADFRYILRNFLNFSEKSAATEGLTPQQHQALLAIRGREPGTTTVGILAERLCLKHHTAVELAQRLEKAGLVAKRPSETDRRAIILELLPEGEARLDRLSRSHRTELQQLGPELIRHLSALCQIP; encoded by the coding sequence GTGACCCGCATTCCCGAGGCCGTCCCGATGGCCGACTCCGACTACACCCGCCTCGCCGATTTCCGCTACATCCTGCGGAACTTCCTGAATTTCAGCGAAAAGTCCGCCGCGACCGAAGGCCTCACGCCTCAGCAACACCAAGCCCTCCTCGCAATCCGCGGGCGGGAGCCCGGCACGACGACCGTAGGAATCCTAGCGGAGCGGCTGTGCCTGAAGCACCACACGGCAGTCGAGCTGGCGCAGCGCTTGGAAAAAGCCGGTCTGGTGGCGAAGCGCCCGTCGGAGACTGACCGCCGGGCGATCATTCTGGAGCTTCTGCCGGAGGGCGAGGCGCGCCTGGACCGCCTTTCCCGCAGTCACCGGACCGAGCTGCAACAGCTCGGCCCCGAATTGATCCGCCATCTTTCCGCGCTCTGCCAGATCCCATGA
- a CDS encoding EF-hand domain-containing protein, giving the protein MKFSLALCSVVFASSLLPLSAQEGKVEAVEPADSDPSKPVALPDDESDDGAADEEDDEGTDVGLPEDPESTDGIYTFGGSGPEEDGDIDPVIYQSGVPAGPKVSAKEKRANLQADIVDGCIVTYGAWDGDGNGALDLEEFSAHWPGPVRSHARAFKRIDKDRNGLITASEFSLKKTSPAVMPKAMGILEAAEYRSSFNALDFDGNGYLTFGEFTAVLRPIGPGILEAIFAEADRNGDGKISFAEYTHRPVNVAGVE; this is encoded by the coding sequence ATGAAATTCTCCCTCGCTCTGTGCTCTGTAGTCTTCGCCAGCAGCCTGCTTCCGCTTTCCGCCCAAGAGGGGAAGGTTGAAGCCGTCGAGCCGGCCGATTCTGATCCCTCCAAGCCAGTTGCCTTGCCTGATGATGAGTCCGATGATGGTGCCGCGGATGAGGAGGATGATGAAGGCACGGACGTCGGGCTTCCCGAAGATCCGGAGTCGACCGACGGGATCTACACCTTCGGTGGCAGTGGCCCTGAGGAGGATGGTGACATTGATCCAGTGATCTATCAGAGCGGCGTGCCTGCCGGGCCGAAGGTTTCGGCCAAGGAAAAGCGCGCGAATCTCCAAGCCGACATCGTCGATGGTTGTATCGTCACTTACGGCGCATGGGATGGCGATGGGAATGGTGCTCTCGACTTGGAGGAATTCTCCGCCCACTGGCCGGGGCCAGTGAGATCGCATGCCCGCGCTTTCAAGCGCATCGACAAGGATCGCAATGGGCTGATTACGGCCAGCGAGTTTTCGCTGAAGAAAACATCCCCGGCGGTGATGCCCAAGGCCATGGGTATTCTTGAAGCTGCGGAGTATCGGTCGTCCTTCAATGCGCTCGATTTCGACGGCAATGGCTATCTGACCTTCGGTGAGTTCACGGCCGTCCTGCGTCCGATCGGTCCTGGTATCCTTGAAGCGATCTTCGCCGAGGCGGACCGCAATGGTGATGGAAAGATCAGCTTCGCCGAATACACGCACCGTCCGGTGAATGTAGCAGGGGTGGAGTGA